From Thalassovita sp.:
AGCACCTGGCCCAGAACAGAGGCCCCGGCATAGGTAAGCGCATTGTCCGCCAGGTAGCTGACCGCACCTCCATGCACAAAGCCATGCTGCTGCTTCAGCTCATCGCGCACCGGCAGGTGCAGTTCGGCAAAGCCCTGTTCGAATTTCTCCAGCTCCGCACCCAGCAGCACGCTGAACGGCTGTTTCTGCAGAATGCCGCGGCCAAATTCCAGAATATCCATGTCCGATCTCCTCTGCCGCCAGAGGAGAGGTTTTGCGCAGGACTGTCAAAGGCGACCACGGGTCAACAGGGCCCCCTAAGGCGCAAAGAAAAAGCCCCGCCAGATTGGCGGGGCTTCCAATTCTCAACGCATGAGCGGTATCAGCTGATGCGGGTCAGCAGGTCATCCAGCGACTTCTTGGCGTCACCGTAGAACATGCGGGTGTTCTCTTTGTAGAACAGCGGGTTTTCGATACCGGAATAACCGGTGCCCTGACCGCGTTTCGAGACAAACACCTGCTTGGCTTTCCAGCATTCCAGAACCGGCATCCCAGCGATGGGGCTGTTCGGATCTTCCTGCGCGGCCGGGTTCACGATGTCATTCGAACCGATCACGATGGCCACATCGGTTTCGGGGAAGTCATCGTTGATCTCATCCATTTCCAGCACGATGTCATAAGGCACTTTCGCCTCAGCCAGAAGCACGTTCATATGCCCCGGCAGACGACCGGCCACAGGGTGGATTGCGAAACGCACGTTCTTGCCCTTGGCGCGCAGGCGACGGGTCAGTTCCGCCACGTTCTGCTGCGCCTGTGCCACCGCCATGCCGTAACCCGGGATGATCACGATGCTATCTGCCTCTTCCAATGCGGTCGAAACACCGTCAGCGTCGATGGCGATCTGTTCGCCTTCCACTTCCATCGCCGGACCCGCTGCGCCGCCGAAGCCGCCCAGAATAACCGAGATGAACGAACGGTTCATCGCCTTACACATGATGTAGCTGAGGATTGCACCGGAGGAACCAACGAGGGCACCCACCACGATCAACAGGTCGTTGCCCAGCGAGAAACCAATCGCCGCAGCCGCCCAGCCCGAGTAGCTGTTCAGCATCGACACAACCACCGGCATGTCGGCGCCGCCGATGCCCATGATCAGGTGATAGCCGATGAACAGCGACGCGATGGTCATGATGATCAGCGGCAGCAGGCCACCAGTGTTGCAGTACCAGATCAGCGCCACCAGCGACAGGATCGCCGCCGCCGCGTTCAGCACATGGCCGCCGGGCAGCTTGGTTGCTGCCGAGGTCACTTTGCCCGCCAGCTTGCCATAGGCCACCACCGAACCTGTGAAGGTCACTGCACCGATGAAGATACCCAGGAACAGCTCAACCCGCAGGATGCCGATCTCAACAGCGTCCTTCTTGGCCAAAAGCTTGGCAAAGCCTTCCAGCGCTTTTTTCTCATCCGCGCCCATCGCCAGCACACGGCCCAGTTCGATGTGGGCGATGAAGCCCACAAAGACAGCGGCCAAACCCACCAGCGAGTGCATCGCAGCCACCAGTTCCGGCATCTGGGTCATCTGCACCCGGTTGGCCAGCTGGTAGCCGATGATACCGCCCGCCGGGATCAGCAGGATGGAGACCCACCACAGACCAGCACCGGGGCCGATCAGGGTTGCAAATACCGCCAGCCCCATGCCGACGATGCCGTACCAAACGGCGCGTTTGGCGCTTTCCTGACCGGACAGGCCGCCCAGCGACAGGATGAAGAGAACAGCCGCAACAACGTAGGCGGCAGTCGTGAAACCAAAGTCCATAAGTCCTTACTCCTTAGGATTTCTGGAACATGGCGAGCATGCGCCGTGTCACGAGGAAGCCGCCAAAGATGTTGATCCCGGTCATGAAGACCGACAGCGCGGCAAGGAGGATCACCAGGAAGGAGCCCGAGCCGATCTGCATCAGCGCGCCCAGAATGATGATCGAGGAGATCGCGTTGGTCACCGCCATCAGCGGGGTGTGCAGCGAGTGCGCAACGTTCCAGATTACCTGGAAGCCGACAAACACCGCCAGAACAAACACGATGAAGTGCTGCATGAAGCTGGCCGGGGCCACCAGACCAACGCCCAACAGCAGAACCGCGCCAACGGTCAGCAGGGTCACCTGGTTCTTGGTCTGCTTCTTGAACTCAGCCACTTCCTGTGCCCGGATCTCTTCCGGGGTCAGTTCCTTGACCTCTTGTTTCGGCTGGGCCGCAATTGCCTGCACTTTCGGCGGCGGCGGCGGGAAGGTGATCTCACCCTGATGGGTCACGGTCGCGCCGCGGATCACGTCATCTTCCATGTCGTGGTTGATCTGGCCGTCCTTTTCAGGGGTCAGGTCAGCCATCATGTGACGGATGTTGGTGGCATAAAGGCTGGAGGCCTGCGCCGCCATCCGCGACGGGAAGTCGGTGTAACCGATGATGGTCACGCCATTTTCGGTCACGATCTTCTCGTCTGCGACGGTCAGCTTACAGTTGCCGCCCTTTTCCGCCGCAAGGTCCACGATGACCGAACCCGGTTTCATCGCCTCGACCATGTCTTTGGTCCACAGCTCAGGCGCTTCGCGGTTCGGGATCAGCGCGGTGGTGATCACGATGTCCACTTCGGGGGCCAGTTCGCGGAACTTGGCCAGCTGCGCTTCGCGGAACTCATCGGACTGAACCGAGGCATAGCCACCGGTCGCGGCGCCATCGGTGCCCTCTTCTTCGAAGTCCAGATAGACGAACTCAGCGCCCATGGACTCAACCTGCTCAGCCACTTCGGGACGCACGTCGAACGCCAGGGTGATCGCACCCAGCGAGGTGGAGGTGCCGATCGCGGCCAGACCGGCCACACCCGCGCCCACAACCAGCACTTTGGCTGGCGGCACTTTACCCGCAGCGGTCACCTGACCGGTGAAGAAACGGCCAAAGTTGTTGCCCGCCTCGATCACCGCGCGGTAGCCGGCGATATTGGCCATGGAGGACAGCGCATCCATTTTCTGGGCGCGGCTGATCCGTGGCACCATTTCCATGGCGATCACATTGGCGCCTTTGGATTTGGCCAGTTCCATGCCCTCTTCGTTCCCACCGGGGTTGAAGAAGGAGATCAGCGTCTTTTCTTTGTTCAGACGCTTCAGCTCGGTTTCATTGGGCTGACGGACCTTGGCAATGATGTCGGCGCCTTTCCACAAAGCGGCAGCGGTTTTGACGATCTCAACACCGGCCTCCTCATAGGTGGCATCCGAGAAGCCCGCGGCCAGACCGGCCCCGCTCTCGATGGCACATTCATAGCCGAGTTTCTGTAGCTGACGCGCCGAGTCCGGCGTCATCGCGACACGGTTTTCGCCGTCAAAGATTTCCTTTGGCGTTCCGATTTTCAACTGTCACGTCCCCCTTCAGAACTGTGTTCGTTGCTTCGTTTAGAACGAAGATGTTAACTCATTCGGGCGCGCAATAATATTGCGCAGAACTACGCACCCTTGTGATACCTATTTCGCACCCATGTCAAACCTAACGTAAAGCCAAGGCTTAGACCCAACGCCGCGTCTTTTGACAATAGCGCGCAAAATCTAAGCGAAATTTCTTTCGCAGGGCGTTTTCTTCTGGGATGACAAAACGTTTCTCGATGAACCAAAGAAAAATAGGCACCAATGGCAAGGACAAAATTGTATCGAAACACAAAATCACCCCGGCCAGGATCAGCACATAGCCAAGATAAATAGGGTTTCGGGACCATTTAAAGACGCCGCCCGTGACCAGCCGCGCGGCCTCCTCTCGGGGGTGAAACGTGGTCTGCATCCGCCGCATTTGACTGACCGCCATCGCGATCAGGATCACCCCACCGCCCAAGAAAACGGCACTGAGGAGGTCAATTATTGGGCTCTTCAGGCTGAGGCCCGCCGGCACCACCTGCGGCAGGGCTAAGGCCAGCAAAACAGTCAGCAAAAGCCACACCGGAGGGATATCAAATGTCTTCATTTTGCTCTCCTGACACCAATGGTCCCCCGCGCCGCACCCATGCCGATCGTGGGCGTTCATCCCGGGCGGTCTGATCTCACTGACAGGCCCAGACCCGGCCGTTATCGGCGGGACGGCCGGAGCCATCCCGCCTGCGGGGTCAAACTGCCCGCCCGGAACCAAGACCGACAAGGGCTTTTATGCGGGGAAGCCGCGGCCTTGTGTCCCGAAGGAGCCTCGGAGTGACAATTTGGACCTGTCCCCATCCCGGGATCGGCCAAATTGTCCAATAGAATCGACTGCTTGGTTGGCAGTGATGCTTATTCCCATTCCATTTCTTCAAAGACACGACCGGCGTTTTTCGTCGCCAGCTCCTCAAAGGTGTCCAGATTCGCCCAAGCGCTTTGATCCACATAGTAGGCGCCCGCCAGATCACCGCCCTCATCGATATGCGCCCCCACCTTGGCGCGCAGATCGCTCAGATAGTCGTAGGTGTAGCGGCGCACCTGCGCCAGATTGGTCGGGTGACCATGACCGGGGATCACATAGGTGGGCGCCAAAGGCTCCATCTCGGCCTCCCATGTTTCCAGCCAGCAGGAGGTGCAGATGCCCTCAAAGATCGGCAGCATCCGCTCATGAAACGCGATATCGCCCGCGATCAGCATGCCCCAATCCGGCAGCCAGACCTGCGTGTCGCCCGGATCATGGGCCGGCCCCATATGCATCACCTCAATCTGCACCCCGCCGAGGGTCAGGCTGTAGCTGTCGTCAAAGCTGAGGTTCGGCGTCACCGTTCGGGTGCCTTCGGCCTTATCGCGGTTGTAGCGCTCCATCCCCTGCAGGATGAAATCCGCTTCTGAGGTGAAGGCCTCGATCGCATCCACATGGGCCAGAATATCGACGCCCAGATCCATCCAATAGGCGTTGCCCAGCATCGCATGGCCCTGGCCGTTTTCATTGACCACCAGAACCACCGGCTGATCGGTGACCGCCTTGATCTCCTCATGCAGGGCGGCGGCCAGCCGGACCGAGGCGCCACCGTTCACCACAACAACGCCTTCCTCGGTCACGATGAAGGACAGGTTGTTGTTGTGGCCTGAGTTCTCATAGGTCGGCGGTGCGGTGGCCCCGATGGCCGAAAACACATGCGGGATCACCTCAACCGGTTTGGAATACAGTTCCGACCCCGGATATTGATCCGCAATGTCTTCGCTGGCCAAAGCAACAGATGCAGTGGCAGCGGCAATAACGCCCAGTAGCGGTGCATTCAGTTTCATAGTGATCCTCCCGACCTCAAATCACGATCAAATTCACTCATGCGAATGTAATTGTAAAGACCGTAACACACACATGTGCAGAAATGACCCAGCGGAAGATCGCCTCTGACTTGCACCGGGGGCTGGCGTGGCTATCGTCATCCCCAACACGGGAGGACTGAATATGCATCTGAAGGGAAAACACGCGCTGGTCACTGGCGGCGGCACCGGAATTGGGCTGGGCATCGCAAAAGCCCTGGCGGCACAGGGCGCTGAGGTGACTATCACCGGTCGTCGCCTCGACGTGCTGGAGGCTGAGGCCGGCAATGGCCTGCACGCACTACAGATGGATGTGGCCGAGGAGGCATCGGTGGTTGACGGCGTTGCTGCAGCGGTGGCGGCGCGTGGCCCGATCCAGATCTGTGTGCCCAACGCAGGCATTGCCGAAGGCCGCGCCCTACATAAGACTGAAATGGAGTTCTGGCGCCAGATGATGGCGATCAACGTCGATGGCTGTTTCCTGACCATCCGCGAATGCCTGAAGTCGATGCATGGCACCGATTGGGGCCGGGTGATCGCGGTCAGTTCCATCGCGGGTCTGCGCGGGTTGAAAGGTGGCGCCTGCTACACTGCCACCAAACACGCCATGGTCGGCATGATCCGGGCACTGGCGGCAGATTACGCCGGCAAACCCTATACGTTCAACGCGCTCTGCCCGGCCTATGTGGACACAAACATCGTGCCGCAAAACGTTGAAAGCATCATGAAACGCACCGGCATGAGTGAAGAAGAGGCACTGCAGGTGATGGTCGGCGCCAACCCACATGGCCGCTTGATCACAGTGGAAGAGGTGGCCGAGGCCGCGATGTTCCTTTGCGGTGAACACTCCGGTTCCATGAACGGGCAGACCGTGCAGATCTCTGGCGGCGAAATGTAAGGGGGGCGGCGATGACCCGGGATGAGTTCAATCAGTTCTGTGCCGGCCTCACTGCCACCAGCCATGTGGTGCAGTGGGGTGATTCCGACGTCTGGAAAGTGGCCGATAAGGTCTTTGCGATCTGTGGCTGGGCCGAGGGGCACGATGCCTTCACCTTCAAGGTGACCCAGCTGAGGTTTGAGGTTCTCTCAGACATGCCGGGCCTGCGTCCGGCCCCTTATCTGGCCTCACGCGGGATGAGCTGGATCCAGCAATATGAGGCCCCAGGCCTCAGTGATAGTGAATTAAAACAACATCTTATCGCGTCCTATGAATTGGTTGCCGAAGGCCTCTCCAAAAAGAAACGCCGCGCCTTGGGCATCCCGATCCCGGGCGAAGACGGCTAAGACATTTCCAGCAACACATCACGAAACGTGATGTAAATTCGCACAAGAATTGTTGGTGCATCGCAAAAATCCTTCCGCTAAGCACAGGACAACAAGAGGCCAGCCTGGGCCAGCAGACGTGCCACACTACGTGCCAGCGGGAGGAAAAGATGACCGATTTCAGCGCCACCAAAGAGATGTTCTATCTGCCAGAGGGCATGATCTATCTGGACGGCAACTCGCTCGGCCCGCTGCCCAAAGCGGCCCCTGCCAAGATGGCGGGCGTGATGCAGGACGAATGGGGCGAATATCTGATCACGGGCTGGAACAAAGCCGGCTGGATGGCGCGCCCAACCGAAATCGGCAACCGGATCGCCCGTCTGATCGGCGCCGAAGAAAACCACGTGATGATTGGCGACACCCTGTCGATCAAGGTCTTCCAGGCCGTCGCCTCCGCAATGTCGCTGCAACACGCCAAAGGCGGTGCCGCCGCGGCGCGCAAGGTGATCCTCAGCGACAATGGCAACTTCCCCTCGGACCTCTATATGGCCGAAGGGCTGATCAAGACACTGGACCGCGATGGCACCCTGGGTCTGGAACTGCGTGTCGTCGACCCCGAAGCGGTGGCAGAAAACCTCACCGATGAGGTGGCGGTGATGATGATCACCGAGGTGGATTACCGCACCGGGCGCAAACACGACATGAAGGCGCTGACCGAAAAGGCCCATGCCCATGGCATCGTCACCGTGTGGGATCTGGCCCATAGCGCCGGTGCACTGCCGGTGGATCTGGCGGGCTGTCAGGCGGATTTCGCGGTGGGCTGCACCTATAAATACCTCAACGGTGGCCCCGGCGCCCCGGCCTTCATCTATGTGAACCCGAAACACGCCGATGTGGCCGAGCCTGCGCTGTCGGGCTGGCTGGGCCATGATGCGCCTTTTGCCTTTGAACAAAGCTACCGCGCCGGTGCTGGCGTGGAACGTATGCGCGTCGGCACCCCGCCGGTTCTGGCCAATGCGGCGCTGGCGGCGGCGCTGGATATCTGGGATCTGACCGATATGGAAACGATCCGCGCCCGCTCCAATGAGCTCTGCGATCTCTTCATCAAAGAGGTTGAAGCGCGCTGCCCCATGCTGGAGCTGGCCACCCCACGTGACGCCAGCGTGCGCGGCAGTCAGGTCTCCTTCCGCTTCAAAGAAGGCTACGCAGCCATGCAAGCCGTGATCGCCCGCGGCGTGATTGGTGACTTCCGCGCGCCGGACATCATGCGCTTTGGCTTCACCCCGCTTTATGTGGACGAACAGGACGTGATCAAAGCGGCCGAGATCATTGAGGACGTGATGGTTAACGATCTGTGGGATCAGCCGGAATACAAGGTGCGCAACCGCGTCACCTGACCCCGGATGCCAGAACCCACCCAGCATATCCCTTTGTGCCGCCCGTGTTTCTGGGCGGCCTTCTGGCGGGCCAAGGCCCGCCTCACCACTATTGCCACCTGACAGCCGGATAAATCGCGCCCCCGCAGCGCCTTCATCTTGCTATAAATACTCAAATTCCCCCGCTGCCGCCTGATGCGCCAGTGGATGTTCCAGGTGACACAGATGACCAAAGAAACCCCGAACACCCCCTATAACCCCGCCAAAGACGGCGCCCAGATGAGCTTTGACGGGCGGATGTCCTATGGCGATTATCTGGGGCTGGATGCGATCCTGAGCGCGCAGCACCCGCTGTCCTCGGCCCATGATGAGCTGTTGTTTATCATCCAGCACCAGACATCTGAGCTGTGGATGAAGCTGGCCGTGCATGAGCTGCACGCCGCCCGTGATCTGCTGAAAGACGGCCAATACCGCCCCGCCTTCAAGATGCTGGCGCGGGTCAGTCGGATTTTTGAACAACTTAACTCCACCTGGGACGTGCTGCGCACCATGACGCCGTCTGACTACACGCGCTTCCGTGAGGATCTGGGCCAAAGCTCGGGCTTTCAAAGCTACCAGTACCGTCAGATCGAGTTTATGCTGGGCAACCGCAATCAGGCGATGCTGAAACCGCATGCTCATCGCGCAGACCTGACAGAACTGCTGACAGCTGAACTGGCGCAGCCGTCACTCTATGATGTGGCCCTTGCGGCGCTGGCCCAAGCCGTTGGCCTGCCGGATGAGGTGCTGAACCGCGCCCCAGACACCCCCTATCAGACCAGTGAAGCTGTGACCGCGGCCTGGACCAAGATCTATCAGGATCCAGAGGCCCATTGGGAGCTGTATGAGCTGGCCGAAAAACTGGTGGATCTGGAGGATTACTTCCGCCGCTGGCGGTTCAACCATGTCACCACGGTGGAACGGGTGATCGGCTTCAAACGCGGCACCGGCGGCACCGGTGGGGTCAGCTATCTGCGCCGCATGTTGGAGGTTGAGCTTTTCCCGGAACTCTGGCATTTGCGCACCGCACTCTGAGCTGAGCCCTTCGACCAGTTCTATATGCGATGACACTAAGGTCGTTGCCCTATCAGGGGCTGCGGCCGCAAATCTGGAAACAACCGCTGCGCATTGCGTCGACTCGTTTCCCAATAAGAAACAATAAGACCTTACCGCGCCGATGTGTTGCCGGGAAATAAGGCCAAAGGATGACACAAATCAGCCCCAGCCCCCAGCGCAGAACCACCCTGCCCCCGTGCGGTGCCTTAACCCAAACTTAGCACAGCCCCTTTAAACACAGCGCTTCCTGCCCCTGTTCCCTCCTGGCGGATCAGACAGACGTGGTGGATGCGCTGCGTTTGGCCTGCCTCATTTCCCTCAGGCCTTGCGCAGATATGCCGCGATGTCGCCCCTTTCCGCCCCAAACCCTGCCGCAGCCCGGCACTAATCTTGCTTTTAGTCAAACACTTACGCGCGCTCGCGCCTTATTGGAGCCCATGACATGCCGTCTGGATATCTGGTCACACTCGGAGATGGATCGCTGGATGCAGGCGATGTGATCAGCGGCAGCCTGGTCACCTTCACCACAGATCAGACCATCGGGTCGGGTCAGTGGACCTGGACCGGCACCTACAACGGCACCCCCTACACCGATGAGCTGGAGCCGGGCACCTATTATCTGGCCACAGACGGCAACGTCTACTTTGAACCCAGCCTTGGCCCGGTGACCACGCTGACCGACTCTTCCGTTGTGTCAGCGCCCAGCTTCACCCTGCCCGGCAACGGTGTGGTCGATGGCACCGGTGAGGCTGAGGTGATCGATGGCAGCTACACCGACAGCGAAGGAGAAAGCGTCAGCTCGGGCGCCGATAGCATCGCCGCAGGTGGCGGTGATGACACCATCACGGCACAGGGCGGCAACGACACGATCGAGGCTGGCGCAGGCAATGATGTTGTGTCCGGCAACGGCGGCGCTGATCTGATCTATGGGGACAGCCAAAGCGCCAGCTCCGGCAGTTCCGAAACGCTCAGCTGGACGGCACAGGGCAGCAACGGTGACAGCATCGCCAGCGGCCTAACCGTGACCACCGGCGAAATGCAGGTCACTGCCAGCTTCACCGCCACCGGCAACAACAACCCGCGCATCGAAATTGACACCAATGACACAGGCTATGTCGGGTCAGGCGAACCCTTTGACGCCGATAGCCTGGTCTATCTGCGTGGTGACGGCGATGGCGACACGCTGCGCGCCAATTTCAGCTTTGCCGCCGTGGCCGGTTCGGAAATGCAGGATGAGGTGGAAAACCTCACCTTCCGCATCAATGACATCGACTGGGGTGACAACAACCATACCGATATCGTTACCGTCACCGCGCTGAATGCGGCGGGCGATCCGGTCACAGTGACCTTCACCCTTGGCGGTGGGGACACGCTGGTTGGCAATACGATCACCGCAGATGAGGTGGGCGAGAACCCGCAGGATCTGGGCGGTTCGGTCCTGATCACCATCGCCGGGCCGGTCAGTTCATTCGAGATTGAATACAGCAACGGCCAAAACGGCGCGCAGGCCGTGTGGCTGTCTGACCTGCACTTTGACACCCTGCCACAAGAGCCGGGCGATGACAGCATTTCCGGCGGCGGCGGTGCCGACACGATCTTTGGTCAGGAAGGCGATGACACGCTGTCCGGCGATGGCGGCTCTGACAGCCTGTCGGGCGGTGAAGGCGATGACAGCCTGTCCGGGGGCAACGCCACTGACACGCTGGATGGCGGCACCGGCAATGACACCCTGGCTGGCGGCGCTGGTGGCGACAGCCTGAGCGCCGGATCGGGGATGGACTTCCTCGACTACACCGCGTCCGACGCCGGGGTCAGCATCGACCTTGCCAACAGCACCGCCAGCGGCGGCCATGCCGATGGCGATACGCTGGGCAGCGGCCTGGATGGCATCCTCGGCTCGGACTGGAATGACACGCTGACCGGCTATGACGGTCAGGGCGTGGATGATGGTGTGGTTTGGACCAACGTCTTTTACGGCAATGACGGCGATGACCTTCTGGATGGGGCCGGCGGCGATGATGAGCTTTATGGCGGCGCCGACAACGACACGATCATCGGCGGCACCGGTGCCGACCTCATGGATGGCGGCGAAGGCAATGACCGTCTGCTGGTTGGTTCGGGTGATACCGTCACCGGGGGCGGCGGCGATGACATCTTCATCATCGACGACACCGCCCTTGGCGGCGGCACGATCACCATTGATGGCGGCGAAACCGACGAACCGGGCGGCGACACGCTGGACTTCGCAGGCCAGATCGGCTGGGGCGATATCACCTTCACAGACACCAACCCGGATGCGCTGGCAGGCTCGGCAACGCTGGGCGATGGCACTGTGGTCAACTTCTCAAACATTGAGAACTTGGTCATCTGTTTCACCACTGGCACCCGGATCTGGACGCCACAGGGCGCCCGACTGATTGAGACCCTGCAGCCCGGCGATCTGGTGCTGACCCGCGATCACGGTGTGCAGCCGGTGCGCTGGATTGGTCAGCGCACGGTCAAAGGGGCCGGTCGTTTTGCGCCCATCCGCTTTGCCCAAGGGGTGATTGGCAACGAACGTGAGCTGCTGGTGTCACCGCAGCACAGGATGCTGCATCAGTCCACCGCCGCGAATCTCTACTTCAACGACAGCGAAGTGCTGATCCCGGCCAAACACATGGTCAACGGAGGCTCGATTCAGCAGATTGAGACCGAAGAGGTGACCTATGTGCACATGCTCTTTGACAGTCACGAAATGGTCTTTGCCGAAGGCGCTGTGAGCGAAAGCTTCCACCCCGGTCAGATGGGCCTGTCGGCCATTGACGCGCCTGCGCGCGAGGAGCTGTTTGCGCTGTTCCCAGAGCTGCGTTCCAACCCCAATGGCTATGGTGAAACCGCCCGGATCTGCCTGCGCGCGCATGAGGCGCAGCTGTTGCAGGCGGCGTAATTGCGGCAATTTTGCTAGACATTCGCCCCAATCTGGCCTCAATGCTGCATTTTTGCCAGCATATCCAAAAGCCGCGTGGTCAGCGGATTGGCCACCGCCCCGGCGGGCCACACCGCATAGACCGGGATCGGCGTAACCTGCCATTCCTGCAAAACCTCCACCAGCCGACCTGCCGCCAGATCCGCTGCCACGAAATGGGTGGGCGGTGAGGCTAAAGCCATGCCCAGAAACGCAAAATCCGACATGGCTTCGATATTATTCACGGTGATATTGCCGGCCTGCTGCACCTGCGCCTCTTGCCCGTTCGGGCTGATCAGGACGCGCTGATCACTCATTTTTGCAAATCGCACCCATGGGATTTGGCCTAGATCCGCAGGCGCCGCAATCGGCGGATGTTTCGCCAGAAAGTCAGGACTGGCGACCAGCACCCGCGGCATATCCCACAGCTTGCGGCACATCAGGCTGCTGTCGGTCATCTCGCCAGAGCGCAGCGCCAGATCATAGCGGTCCCCCACCAGATCCTCCCATATGTCGGAGTAGTGCAGATCCAGCGCAACCTGCGGATTTTCCGCATGAAACCGCGACAGCGTGGCCGCAATGGGCGATCCCGCCATGGCCGAGGTCAGGGTGATCCGCAACATGCCGCTGAGCGCCGCCTCAGGATCGCGCGCCTGCATCAACCCGGTTTCTGCCAGCCCCAGCATCGCCTCAGCCGAGGCCGCCAGTCGTTCCCCCGCATCCGTAAGGCTCAACCGACGGGTCGAACGATAGAGCAAGGGGCGGCCCAGCTCCTCCTCCAGCTGTTTGACGTGATAGCTGACGACCGAAGGCGTCAGGCCCAGCGTGCGCCCAGCGCCCCGGAACGATCCCTGCCGCACACATTCGGCAAAGATACCCAGCGATTTCAAACGATCCACCAGCATTAGTCCACTTTTCCGCACAATCTGTTCAATTACGCCACTCTACCGAACAGTTGCCCCCCGGGCTAGCTCTGATCGGAAAGGAGACCCCATGCCTGCCCTCACAATCCCCTTCCTGCCGATGGCGCTTTTCGCTGCCTCCCTGTCACTGGCGCCCGGACCGGTGAACCTGATTATCCTGTCCACCGCGCTGAACCACGGTGTCAGCGCGCCGTTGCGCTTCATCACCGGCGCGACGGTGGGTTTTACCGCGCTGCTGATCCTGACCG
This genomic window contains:
- a CDS encoding PaaI family thioesterase, yielding MDILEFGRGILQKQPFSVLLGAELEKFEQGFAELHLPVRDELKQQHGFVHGGAVSYLADNALTYAGASVLGQVLTLEMKINYSRPAIGERLIARAEVESHGKRQAVCSCKVYALKDGEEKLCAIAQGTVLVTG
- a CDS encoding NAD(P)(+) transhydrogenase (Re/Si-specific) subunit beta, with amino-acid sequence MDFGFTTAAYVVAAVLFILSLGGLSGQESAKRAVWYGIVGMGLAVFATLIGPGAGLWWVSILLIPAGGIIGYQLANRVQMTQMPELVAAMHSLVGLAAVFVGFIAHIELGRVLAMGADEKKALEGFAKLLAKKDAVEIGILRVELFLGIFIGAVTFTGSVVAYGKLAGKVTSAATKLPGGHVLNAAAAILSLVALIWYCNTGGLLPLIIMTIASLFIGYHLIMGIGGADMPVVVSMLNSYSGWAAAAIGFSLGNDLLIVVGALVGSSGAILSYIMCKAMNRSFISVILGGFGGAAGPAMEVEGEQIAIDADGVSTALEEADSIVIIPGYGMAVAQAQQNVAELTRRLRAKGKNVRFAIHPVAGRLPGHMNVLLAEAKVPYDIVLEMDEINDDFPETDVAIVIGSNDIVNPAAQEDPNSPIAGMPVLECWKAKQVFVSKRGQGTGYSGIENPLFYKENTRMFYGDAKKSLDDLLTRIS
- a CDS encoding Re/Si-specific NAD(P)(+) transhydrogenase subunit alpha — protein: MKIGTPKEIFDGENRVAMTPDSARQLQKLGYECAIESGAGLAAGFSDATYEEAGVEIVKTAAALWKGADIIAKVRQPNETELKRLNKEKTLISFFNPGGNEEGMELAKSKGANVIAMEMVPRISRAQKMDALSSMANIAGYRAVIEAGNNFGRFFTGQVTAAGKVPPAKVLVVGAGVAGLAAIGTSTSLGAITLAFDVRPEVAEQVESMGAEFVYLDFEEEGTDGAATGGYASVQSDEFREAQLAKFRELAPEVDIVITTALIPNREAPELWTKDMVEAMKPGSVIVDLAAEKGGNCKLTVADEKIVTENGVTIIGYTDFPSRMAAQASSLYATNIRHMMADLTPEKDGQINHDMEDDVIRGATVTHQGEITFPPPPPKVQAIAAQPKQEVKELTPEEIRAQEVAEFKKQTKNQVTLLTVGAVLLLGVGLVAPASFMQHFIVFVLAVFVGFQVIWNVAHSLHTPLMAVTNAISSIIILGALMQIGSGSFLVILLAALSVFMTGINIFGGFLVTRRMLAMFQKS
- a CDS encoding isoprenylcysteine carboxylmethyltransferase family protein, which produces MKTFDIPPVWLLLTVLLALALPQVVPAGLSLKSPIIDLLSAVFLGGGVILIAMAVSQMRRMQTTFHPREEAARLVTGGVFKWSRNPIYLGYVLILAGVILCFDTILSLPLVPIFLWFIEKRFVIPEENALRKKFRLDFARYCQKTRRWV
- a CDS encoding MBL fold metallo-hydrolase, whose protein sequence is MKLNAPLLGVIAAATASVALASEDIADQYPGSELYSKPVEVIPHVFSAIGATAPPTYENSGHNNNLSFIVTEEGVVVVNGGASVRLAAALHEEIKAVTDQPVVLVVNENGQGHAMLGNAYWMDLGVDILAHVDAIEAFTSEADFILQGMERYNRDKAEGTRTVTPNLSFDDSYSLTLGGVQIEVMHMGPAHDPGDTQVWLPDWGMLIAGDIAFHERMLPIFEGICTSCWLETWEAEMEPLAPTYVIPGHGHPTNLAQVRRYTYDYLSDLRAKVGAHIDEGGDLAGAYYVDQSAWANLDTFEELATKNAGRVFEEMEWE
- a CDS encoding SDR family oxidoreductase, whose amino-acid sequence is MHLKGKHALVTGGGTGIGLGIAKALAAQGAEVTITGRRLDVLEAEAGNGLHALQMDVAEEASVVDGVAAAVAARGPIQICVPNAGIAEGRALHKTEMEFWRQMMAINVDGCFLTIRECLKSMHGTDWGRVIAVSSIAGLRGLKGGACYTATKHAMVGMIRALAADYAGKPYTFNALCPAYVDTNIVPQNVESIMKRTGMSEEEALQVMVGANPHGRLITVEEVAEAAMFLCGEHSGSMNGQTVQISGGEM
- a CDS encoding MmcQ/YjbR family DNA-binding protein, with translation MTRDEFNQFCAGLTATSHVVQWGDSDVWKVADKVFAICGWAEGHDAFTFKVTQLRFEVLSDMPGLRPAPYLASRGMSWIQQYEAPGLSDSELKQHLIASYELVAEGLSKKKRRALGIPIPGEDG
- the kynU gene encoding kynureninase, whose translation is MTDFSATKEMFYLPEGMIYLDGNSLGPLPKAAPAKMAGVMQDEWGEYLITGWNKAGWMARPTEIGNRIARLIGAEENHVMIGDTLSIKVFQAVASAMSLQHAKGGAAAARKVILSDNGNFPSDLYMAEGLIKTLDRDGTLGLELRVVDPEAVAENLTDEVAVMMITEVDYRTGRKHDMKALTEKAHAHGIVTVWDLAHSAGALPVDLAGCQADFAVGCTYKYLNGGPGAPAFIYVNPKHADVAEPALSGWLGHDAPFAFEQSYRAGAGVERMRVGTPPVLANAALAAALDIWDLTDMETIRARSNELCDLFIKEVEARCPMLELATPRDASVRGSQVSFRFKEGYAAMQAVIARGVIGDFRAPDIMRFGFTPLYVDEQDVIKAAEIIEDVMVNDLWDQPEYKVRNRVT